A single Chiloscyllium punctatum isolate Juve2018m chromosome 26, sChiPun1.3, whole genome shotgun sequence DNA region contains:
- the LOC140496264 gene encoding glucose-6-phosphate isomerase-like has translation MANALTADSNYKALVDWHRRNCASLKLRKMFEEEPDRFSRFSLTLKTDDGDILLDYSKNLITEEVLKMLTDLAKSRGIEKARERMFTGEKINFTENRAVLHIALRNRSNIPIQVDGKDVMPEVNAVLEKMKKFCQRVRGGEWKGYTGKTITDVVNIGIGGSDLGPLMVTEALKPYSKGGPKAWFVSNIDGTHMAKTLAELNPETTLFIIASKTFTTQETITNAESAKEWFLAAASDPSAVAKHFVALSTNADKVKAFGIDPANMFEFWDWVGGRYSLWSAIGLSIALHVGFENFEQLLKGAHWMDHHFHCTPLEQNAPVLLALLGIWYINVYNVETHALLPYDQYLHRFAAYFQQGDMESNGKYITSKGTRVDYNTGPIVWGEPGTNGQHAFYQLIHQGTRMIPADFLIPAQTQNPIRNGLHHKILLANFLAQTEALMKGKSAEEARKELAAAGLSGDALEKLVPHKVFEGNRPTNSIVFKKLTPYILGALIALYEHKIFVQGVIWDINSYDQWGVELGKQLAKAIEPELATPDQVTSHDSSTNGLINFIKKNRG, from the exons TTTAACCCTCAAGACGGATGATGGCGACATCTTGCTGGATTATTCAAAGAATCTGATCACTGAGGAAGTATTGAAAATGCTGACTGACCTG GCAAAATCCCGGGGTATTGAGAAAGCAAGGGAGCGCATGTTCACCGGGGAGAAGATTAACTTCACAGAG AACCGTGCTGTCCTTCACATTGCACTGAGGAACCGTTCCAATATCCCCATCCAGGTGGACGGCAAGGATGTGATGCCAGAGGTCAATGCTGTGTTGGAGAAGATGAAGAAGTTCTGCCAG cGAGTCCGTGGTGGAGAATGGAAAGGATACACTGGAAAGACCATCACCGACGTGGTCAACATCGGGATCGGAGGTTCAGACCTG GGGCCGCTCATGGTCACTGAAGCTCTCAAACCCTACTCCAAGGGGGGGCCCAAGGCCTGGTTTGTGTCCAACATCGATGGCACCCACATGGCAAAGACTCTGGCAGAGCTGAACCCTGAGACCACCCTCTTCATCATCGCATCCAAG ACCTTCACCACCCAGGAGACTATCACCAATGCTGAGTCAGCGAAAGAGTGGTTCCTGGCAGCTGCAAGTGAT CCTTCAGCTGTTGCCAAGCATTTTGTTGCCCTGTCGACGAACGCG GACAAAGTCAAGGCTTTTGGAATTGATCCAGCAAACATGTTTGAGTTCTGGGAT TGGGTCGGGGGCCGTTACTCTCTCTGGTCAGCCATTGGCCTCTCCATTGCGCTCCATGTGG GATTTGAGAACTTTGAGCAGTTATTGAAAGGAGCACATTGGATG GATCACCATTTCCACTGCACTCCGCTGGAACAGAATGCCCCTGTGCTGCTCGCTCTCCTCGGGATTTGGTACATCAACGTCTACAATGTGGAGACCCACGCACTGCTGCCCTATGATCAGTACCTACATCGCTTCGCAGCATATTTCCAACAG GGCGATATGGAATCCAATGGCAAGTACATCACCAGCAAAGGGACCCGGGTGGACTACAACACTGGGCCCATAGTGTGGGGTGAGCCAGGCACCAATGGGCAACATGCTTTCTACCAACTGATCCACCAGG GAACCCGGATGATTCCTGCTGACTTCCTAATCCCGGCACAGACCCAGAACCCAATCCGGAATGGACTGCATCACAAG ATTCTCCTGGCTAACTTCCTGGCTCAGACGGAGGCTTTAATGAAGGGCAAGTCAGCAGAGGAAGCCCGCAAGGAGCTGGCAGCAGCTGGCCTGAGTGGTGATGCCCTGGAGAAGCTGGTACCTCACAAG GTCTTTGAGGGCAATCGGCCAACCAACTCCATCGTCTTCAAGAAGCTGACTCCTTATATCCTGGGGGCTCTGATTG CATTGTATGAACACAAGATCTTTGTGCAAGGTGTCATCTGGGACATCAACAGCTATGACCAATGGGG AGTGGAGTTGGGAAAGCAGTTGGCTAAAGCCATCGAGCCAGAACTGGCCACTCCTGACCAAGTGACCTCTCACGACAGCTCCACCAATGGACTGATCAACTTCATCAAGAAGAACAGAGGTTGA